Part of the Oryzias melastigma strain HK-1 linkage group LG11, ASM292280v2, whole genome shotgun sequence genome, GCGTTAGGAGCCTTAGTCActttagaagtgttagccattaTAGAAGCGTTAGCTACTTTAGCAGTGTTAGCCGGGTTAAAAACATTAGCCACATTGAAAGCGCTAGCCTTGTTAGAatcattagccacattagaagcgttgGCCGCGTTGAAGCATTACCTGTATTAGAAGCATTTTTCACGTTAAAAGAGTTAGCCAAGTTGGAAGGactagccacattagaagcttTAGCTGCGTTCAAAGCGTTtgccacgttagaagcattagctacATTAGCAGTGTTAGCCGATTTAAAAATTAACCACATTGAAAGCTTTAGCCATATTAGAATCATTGGTCACATTAGAAGCGTCATATTATGTGTTATTAGAAGTTATTAGAAGttattagaagtgttagccacatcAGAAGCGTTGGATGCTTTGGaaacgttagccatgttagaagtgttacaAACTTAGGGTTATTCAGAATATTTGGACAGCTCCAGCAGTCTgaaaccactaaaacaaatgttactgtgattTCTCCCAATCTTGTTAGCAACATCTAAAAAAACCACTGTGTGACAACGCTACACGTTAACCGCATTCGCGTGttcacaaaaacaaccaaatagTTTGACAGAACGCTGTGCAGCTGTTAAAACCTCTTCAACACCAGTGAACAAGAGGGACTCCGGGTTGTCAGACGCAGTGTCTTTTCTTCAAACAAATTAAAGCTTCTAAGTGCACCTTATGGTGAGGATAATACGATagatcagaaaaaacatttcttttcttctaaAACGTTGCCAAGCTTGTAATGTTCAATGTTCTGCTGGGTCAGCGGTCTGATCGGATTCAGCCTGAAAATGTACTGATGCTTTCAGGGTTCACTGCAGATTCTTGAGAAAATCgttcaacaaaacacaaacttacTAACAAACTGTTAGGAtattctgcttctcctccttTCTGCCACTTTCCTCCTTTAACAGCTggcttcctcttcctcctcctcctcctcctcctcctcctttggtGCGTTTCACCAAAAGCGGAAGCGCTCACTGCTGGCGAGAAGGTTCCGCTGTCGAATCTTCCCGCTTTCTTTTATGGTGCATGTGATTCAGTCCACTTCAAAGCAAGTGGAGGGAGTCATCTGTGAGCCGTCCCTCCCCAGCTGGGGGGGCACACAGTCTGTCACACAGATCCCAGGCCGCTCTGGTAGGAGATCCACGAAACATTTCTACATTTGTCATTTTACAGAACATGATTTGAAGCATCAGGAACCAGAGCTGGAGCTCAGACTTTCTGTTcggcattaaaaacaaaagaagtccCTAAATCACATCTTCTAAAAATGTCGTATTTATCAAAAGCCCAAATAACAAACCGCTTTTAGTTTTgactaatgctaacattttaagTCTAGGACCAGTTCTTGTTTTCctagtctgagctggaatctggatcaaacctgtacagctggatagatcCAACATTACTCGCTGTTTCTGTTGCACCAGTAAAGTTTGGTTGAGGTTGTgggaggctgtaagctagcaggagagagtgtaaacagaacttctaatgaactcctgaggaactatgtcctagaaaatgacaagtttgtaGATTATGGCTCAAAAGTATAATCAGAaccaaaaatggatcaaaatagatttaaaaaagatcaaagatgatcagaggggACTTTGAGTTTGGTGTTTTGGTCCACGTTGTTCCgtcaaaatgtacatttttaaaagtgaaagtgATTATCTGAACGAGGAGACAGAACTCAGCTCACATGCTTCACGTCCACATGTCTCCTCTtataattagggctgggaaCGTTAACGCATTCACACACGCGATTAATAACAGAAAATTTACACATTAATGTGTATTAAGTCAACTTAATCGAATAAGCAGTCCTTCGCTTTGTTATTctacttataccatggtcattacTAAAGgaataaatattcagtcatttagtactttattcttgatgtttttgtgaTCTAGATCACGTTTTCACAGAAAGTGAAACTATCTGATCCGCAGTCtggtgccatattgtacaaatacattttacctggtaaaacattgtgattaatcgtgatgaatcccaacacaaaagtgcaatTAATCAGCGTTGTTTGTAAATGATTGACagcaaagattaaaaataaatgttctaaatgttgatttcatattgtgattattcgcagataataagtggtcagtaaatattgagacaaaaaaatttgagcgattaatttttttccaggttttttatTGATTCCCAGCCCCACTTATAATGCTTCACATATGTTATTTGCTAAAACTAGCACTAGTTGATCCACGAAGTCTCTTAGGAACAACACACTTTGTGTTGACAAATACAGaatatttactgtaaaataaaacataaaaaaaacacttcctgaTTCAGCTTCACTTTTCTCTGGTGTGGCTTTAGAATATTTTGTCTGCACAAGAAAAGATATCTAAAAGTAAAAGTGTGAATGATGCTAAATCTCCCATGATTCCATCTCCCTGCAGAGAACCCTCCAGCAGTGATGGGGCTGCAAACAGAACGCTGCCTGGACACATTTCTGCTTTCACTTTGCACCTGAGTCACAGATTTCAAAGCAGGAAACCTTCAGGAGAATACGATCTACAGCATGTTTCCTCCAACTCATGAGCTGAAAGCAGAAGTGTGACTGGGTGGAGTCCTGCAGCAAAACCATGAAGGTAATGCTACTGCAGCttaaagaataacaaaaaaccTTTAGGGAAAACTAATAGCAGTGGGAGTGGGACAGATGAGACTAAAGTGTCTACAGGAGCCTCAGAAATCCCAGATGGATGGACAGCAGAGCATCTCTGAAGAGATTCAGCCTTCATGGCAGACCTGACTGTGTGACAGagtgtgcccccccccccaagccTCACTCTCCACCCTGAAGATCTGCAGCTGCACAGCTCTTTGATTCTGAATCTGGGGAGAAATTTGATGCTGCCCTAGAGCCTCTCCGAGTATCTTCTCCTCAGCTCTTCCTCTCTCTTCCCTTTCTCTCCCATCTCCACTAAAACTCCTCCCCCCTGCTCTGGCCCCTCCCCTCAACATCTTCTTTCCTGCATCTGGCATCACACTTCCCGCTCCTTCTCCTCGCAGATGCCCAGCCCACAGAGGCGGAGACGGCGGTGTGGAACCAGGTCAGCGCCGTGCTGGAGGAGGCTCATGGGATCCTGGCCGAGCTGCAGTCCTACAACGGCGCAGGGCAGGAGATACGAGAAGTGAGGGCCGGGCGGGCTTAGGCAGGGGCAGACCCCATGAGGACAAACACTCAGAGCCATTCAAATTGATTTCTGACTGACCTCTACccaacaggagccacaaagtcgtATTTCACcctgtagaaaaataagactccgatttgtgtttatgttattgttactattctggtaaatataaacaaaatattgtttattgttgcatgaattaaacataaatttaaagAGAGAAGagcctttttaaaaagaatattaacGACTTTTAACAGATATTCATGTGACTTGCCTTCGAAATAAAAGACCTCCTGCACCATAGCATCATCTTAGAGCaagggtgtcaaagtcaatagtacaaggggccaaaatccaaaactcaccttcaCATTTAATgcacactgaaacattttttaaacttaaaaacagtaaCTGTTTAATATAAATtggaactagatatatagcattaactgtgataatgctagtgtgaatgcaggaaggtgaatttggctgcttaagatgctaatgctgatagctgaaaacacataAGCTTATAGCcatctgaaatatttgctaaatgccaaattagcctaaaaaacttagatttccaaaaatagcatgtagctgaaaaattactaaactccaaatctttTAGAGGAACAAATGTAACAGTCAGCAGTGTAACGTCAGCAAactgggatttaaaaaaaagactatgtactgtttatttttaccctTTGTAGTCCATCTCAGGCAAAAAGGTGTGAATCTAACAACCTAAAATAAACCAGAGCTCATTTAGTGACCCTGAGTGAcccttatttattttcaaaacagaaaatctgccTTAATTCTAGTTACGTTTACAGACCTCCATTTGATTTTCTGTCCCACACGGAGCTCAAGTCAGTCAAAATATTTGATCCTGGTAAATTACAAAGCTGCACAGCTTGATTGATTACTAGAGCATtctgggtactgtagtcaggagcctcaTGGAATGATATGTGCTTCACCTGTTTGTTAATGGGTTCAATACATTTAACTTCTGTGTACTTGATGCACTGCatagtcagaaaaaaatattgaatcttaaaaggaaaaacattcatTATTCTTTAACCATAGATGGCTCTGATCCAGTGTTTCACAGAAACTTTCCTAGCTTAATAACTAATTCCAAAGTCTAAATATTATGCCAGACTAATCTGAGGGAATGGAAGTGGTTGAATATATTCCTGTTAGTGCTGCTAATTCTAGGCTTATTTTGAGGAAATGAAGAAATTCTTCCtgataaaaaaatccatattcatgaaaaaattatttttcactgGATTAATTTCTGAAGCAGCAGAATCATTTCTCGTTTATCACCACAAGTATTTCACTTtatgttaaaattgttttaaaggcACAGAAATCCCCTGATTGATGCTAGAAGGAAATGATGTTGAGATTTACAGACACAAAAAGGGAAGTGAAAGAAAGAATGTTTTTCCGCTGcattaaaactaaaagtttcCACTTATCTGCATATTGAATACATCAGCAGATGTTTCCTTTAGAGtggaagtgtttttttaatgtgacatttaaagcaacatttaaacCTCTCCAGGCCATCCAGAACCCAGGAGACCTGGCTCTTCAGGAAAAGGCCTGGAATGCAGTCTGCCCCCTGGTGGCCAAGCTGAAGAGGTTCTACGAGTTCTCCCTCAGGCTGGGTGAGCATCTCTCTATGATGAAGGAAACATGTCGTGATTTAGCATCAACGTGGAAAAGGGTGGTGCAGGATACGACTTTCGTACCAGTTGAATTCCTCAGCATCTTCTACCCGCTCTCCCTGACCCAGCAGCTAGGCAGCCGTTGCCACAGCAACAGCAGTGCATGGCTGTCCGGCACTGAGAGAAGAGCATTCAGCAGCCCTTCCTTCTGATAATGCCTCCATGTCGGGGACGTGCTGTTCTCTGCAATCTCTGGTCACAACGAGTCCATCACAAACACGCTGGCACATCCACAGAGCGTCCTGCCGTTTTCAGGAAAGGTTCAAGAGCCTCCATCCTACCTCTCTGAGGCGACAGCAGGGGGGACGCCGGGGCTCCAGCCCAGCCCTTTCAGATTAAACACTTTAGTGAAGTATTTATAGAAGCTGCTCatccatttttgatgcagagGAAGAGATGAGGCCTCAGGAGGCTACAGGAGCTGAAGTCCAACTCTGATTAGCTGCAGGATGCAAAAGGAGCAAAAAAGCTGTGGTTCAAGACCTGTGTGTGGTCTGGGGAGTTGAGAATGTTTGGGTGGTAGCTATGTGGTCAGACACTCTCCCTGAGGGACACCCGTCCAACTAGGACTGGGTATCGATTAGAATTTCCACAAACGATTTGATCCAATTCACAAAAGTCTGGAtcaatttgattctgatttttttccaattattcatatcaattcaattttgagtttacacatctgttgagaaatacattaatttgaatatattgatattaatctgatccagttcacatactgtaaatgtatcagtgaaataatgagattgttaatatcatccagtgttacatggattctctaaaggagaagttctaactaaaatgttcagatcattaacattggaaacattgttctgcttctcctggaggatgtttcagtttgaccactaggtggtgatcaagctatagcattacatcttattctagaggaagaagaaagaatgaggaaaacacAATGTCTTACAccaaaaatggttactttaaaaaatatttccttaaaagagtttataaaattcatgtctgtgagtaagtaatgtaaatgttcatttagtcagaatgtatctttaggtcaactgagcgttagcattagccgtcctatgaggAATTCTTCTAaatattagcatcaagctagcggactttagcttaatgtgctacatcgatttatatttttatgaatcgattattgatctattaagcctaaatcgattcaaattgattaatcaattttatcaacccagccctacttccAGTTCACCCATTCCTGTTTAAAAGTTCTCCTGATGTGTAAACAGGCAAATGTTATGTCCCCGAAAAGGGTTCTAATGAAGAAATGACCCAAGTCACGGTGCTGCATCAGTCAAGTCCAGTGTAATAATGGACAAAGAAGCCGCTTGTCTCCTCTACGCGAACTCAGACAAGGTCAATCGAAACACGGTCAACAAATAAAACTctcaaaactaaatatttgaaagaGAGATGAATGAAAACAGCATAGAATTAAGGTAATTATTCAAAATGAGCAATTAATATATTATCCTTGACTGATCACAGATCAATCAACAATCACCTGTCCAttctcaaaaaataataaaataattaaagaacaaTTATGAATCAAACCAATCATTATTTCCCCAAACaatatgaagcatgtttcttttctgtcttccCATGCCAGAACAGCCATGATAAGACTATTACACAGACGAGTGAAGGGGAGGTGTGCTTGTGTTTGCAGAGAACGCCCTGCGCAGCCTGCTGGAGGCGCTGACGAGCCCGCCCTACGCTCCCATGCAGCACCTGGAGCGGGAGCAGGCCCTGGCCAAGCAGTTCGCAGAAATCCTGCACTTCACTCTCAGCTTCGATGAACTGAAGGTGAAGAAATCCCTCAGCATGTTTGAGGCTTCAGCAGGACGGCAGGAGAATCCCACAAACTTTAACATCTTATCAGCAGAAAGGTCGCCAGATTAACACTGGTTAATAGGATGTACAAACTAATCTAGTTCATTCAAATCCTCATTTGATTTTGGCAATTTTATTGGTTGGTCTTATTTTAggcaacattttttgaattgttattttgcaaattctcatttttcttaaatctgcatttcttaaagttttacCATTGATGGTGCTTATTTTAGCTCCATTCAGGGTTTATTTACTCCATTGCTCATTCATTCTCTCAGCTTGCTCTGCATCTGCACAGCTTTTTGCAGATACTTTCAtgcttttgcagattttttctgttttgtctttagCTATTTTGACAACCTGACAAAACAAACctgaatattttggcattaaatTCAGCTTCTAAAGTTCAGTCAagcttttttctaaagaaacttTTTCTCCCAATTTAATCAAAGAGATCAGTGATTTTAGATATTGAACAGTTGAATGGCATTAAGGTAGATTTTTGGTGCAGATGACAAATCCAGCCATCCAGAACGACTTCAGCTACTACAGGAGGACCATCAGTAGGAACCGGCTGAACAACCAGCAGGTGAGGctgagaaaatgtgtttgctttatttgtATCATCAGTCCGTTCATGTCTCTCcatgtttggtttgtttgggTGCAGCTGGAAGCAGAGAATGAAGTGAACAATGAGATGGCCAATCGGATGTCCTTGTTCTACGCCGAAGCAACACCCATGCTGAAAACTCTGAGTAACGCCACCACCAAGTTTGTTTCCGAGGTACGGCCTCCAGCATGCAGGACTTCCTGTCAGCCTCACACCAACCAGGAAGAATGTTTTCTGCTCAAACTCTCAGAAAAGTGTCAAGCGCAACATTTTAGGTGGATTGTAGATTTCTAGTCCTGTGACatgaaaaaagatattttctgggtttttctgctctttctgGTCTTTGATCCtgaaatataacatttaagtttcttttgctttactttttacgtgacacgaaaagaaaaaaagtggattttaagTTTTCTAAAAGGTTTAAAGGACCATACCATgactttcttaagcctttcagggTGAACTATATTCATATACATGATCATATATCCCCTTTggaacaatgaaaaacaaattatttatgaaacatttgttattttcttgagtttttttcctacccagaagtaaaacgactcgattcctgaagctccgcctgctaCTGCGTGTGGCTACAGTCCATTTCATGACTTCATCCTAGagtctttctttgtttctccaaGGAAAATCAACAGTATCTAAATTTCTTCAAGGGTTGGATACACATACCTTATATCTGTCTTTATTAACCCTGAcgtttttctcaacaaccgtGAGCTTCTTCCGACTGGATTACAgcgccaaaaaataaaaagtaaaaaacactgCCCACATGCAGCACTGTATAATCGTACGTTGTGTTCATTACAAAGGAAAATGTCAATGCTACGTGACAGACACGATTTGGAGTCGTTCTCTCCGTTggttgttcttattttttatttgtcggAAACAGGAAAAGATGAGAAGTGAGAGTTTTATTTGGAGTTGTCACGGGATGTTGCAACTGGAATTACTGTTAATAACGCGTTTGGATTGCCGGAGAAAAGAAAGTGTCTGTaagtggcgctgtatcctcttagcttAGAGAGTAAACTGCTgtcatgtaaaacagcagaagaagaaaacatttgtagtcctcTCCAAGATCGTACGATCCTGATACTCAACGCCcctttttcctttggtttttttaaacactaaaatgaatgttttattttaataaacattttcagtgCTATATCAACATTCTAagaggttattattgttgttaacGTCCAAAGACAAACTGACCGTAAAATGCTTCAGCGAAAGTGAGGAGACACCCACATAGCTACCGTATGATGTTTTAGCAGAAGTGACGTGTTCGTACATGCGGGGTTAGCGGTGGAACCGATGGAGTTCAGCTACAGAAAGTGTAGCGAcactgatcaccgctagctctgtggagaacttgggtgttggtgttagactgggggcggagctaacagagcagactcttcctgaaaggggcggtctcactctgtgacatcagcatgtgagaacctgcttgttttcatgggtatgggaggggctgctgttgagcgCAGGTTTTCAagggattactcagaaatgcatgaatggatcaaaataacactttggggttctttagtGAGGATTGAACTGTGTCATACACTTCCACTGTTTGGTTctcatttgtaaagaaaatcgCTTTGattcaaatgtgaaaatgacATCTACTATTTTAacactttgttttccttttttcctctgtgaTTATGTTGCAAACTCTCATATTTTTCTCCACATTTAGGATTTTGTTGCTCACATTGCTGCAGGTGTAGAAAACAGCATAACAAAAAGAATATTTTGCAAATTTACAAAAGATgacaaaatgaaattgaatcaaatctCTGTCAAACATTCCACCACAGCATTTAAATTCCAATGTGGGAAAAATCTGAAAAGctcttactttgaaagtttAGAATTTACAATTTTCTGATCAAACTGTGAAATTTgtattcaagcttttttttattctttcttattCTTGATCTACTGTTGTTGACATGTTTTGAGCCCTTCTTCACCTCGAGCTTGAGGAAGCTTTTATGTTCAGAGTGGATTGATAATGACTCATCCTGTTCTCTCATTTCTGCAGAATAAGACCCTCCCCATAGAGGACACTACAGACTGCCTCAGCACCATGGCCTGCGTCTGCCGTGTCATGCTGGAGACCCCGTGAGTGTGGCTGTGCTGCAGCGTCCAGCCTCTTTTCTCGCCTGTGAAGTTTACGTTTTGCCCAAACCCACCGTCTCTCCTGTTTCAGGGAGTACCGCTGCCGCTTCACTAACACTGACACCATGCTGTTCTGCATGAGGGTGATGGTGGGGGTCATCATCCTGTACGACCACGTCCATCCTGTGGGGGCTTTTGCCAAGACCTCCAAGATCGATGTGAGTCTCAGACATCTCAGTTCTCTCTGAGATTGATTTGTTCCTGAGATCCTATATATATATCTTGTCAAAATCAGActagttaaaaaaagagcaagataacattaataacaaaataaaatcatctggagggccggatagaattacctggagggccggatccggcccccgggccttgccTTTAATACATAATCTACACTTTTCCAGACACTCAAAGCACTTCCAATGTTGGACAGGAGACATTGTGCTTTTACTGAGCCATCTGATCAGTCAGTTTGCAACTTGAAAAACttgtgatgaaaaaatatgtcTGAGAATATCATCTTCTTGTGGTCTTACCCCCCACCCTCGCCCCATCTGTGCCCCCCCAGATGAAGGGCTG contains:
- the fam49al gene encoding CYFIP-related Rac1 interactor A; protein product: MGNLIKVLGKDLENCPHFFLDFENAQPTEAETAVWNQVSAVLEEAHGILAELQSYNGAGQEIREAIQNPGDLALQEKAWNAVCPLVAKLKRFYEFSLRLENALRSLLEALTSPPYAPMQHLEREQALAKQFAEILHFTLSFDELKMTNPAIQNDFSYYRRTISRNRLNNQQLEAENEVNNEMANRMSLFYAEATPMLKTLSNATTKFVSENKTLPIEDTTDCLSTMACVCRVMLETPEYRCRFTNTDTMLFCMRVMVGVIILYDHVHPVGAFAKTSKIDMKGCIKVLKEQPSNSVEGLLNALRYTTRHLNDDSTSKQIRALLQ